The genomic stretch aggaggaggaggaggagagatCTGTAATTAGAGGACTGACTTGCCCACTAAAACTCCTGCAAAGCAACGATCTTCCAAAAGCTAACAAGCACCAGGGGCTTTgcttcaatttttaaatttacacTCACCTCCCCTACGGATTGGCACTATTGCAAGCAGATGCTTCCACTTTAGCCTTTTTAAAAATTCGTGCTGCCAGCCCCATTCAAAGTTAATTTTTCACTTATTGTAGGCTGTAGCAGCTAAATTACCTCACCTCCTCCTCATGGTGGGGCTGAATTTActaattacttgatttggttaCATGTATCTTACaagttttgtattttttttgccTGATTTTAAAAGATTAACCTACTgcaattaattttcttttgctttttattcaATTATTGCATTGTCTATTTATTAGTATTAACTACAAAGACGTCCGTGTATTATGTTTGCTCGAACAGTCAAGGAAAATTCGTTCAAAATGTTTTTCACATTTCATTAATAAATTTTTCTCgttcttcacttttaaaatagtaattttatGTCCCTATCAAGTTGATAAAATTCAATTGCAACCTAGATTTTCAACCATTTTCTATTCCGAATCTATCATGTGACTCATATATGGTCATTTTTAGGCCCAAAAAGGTTATATTCCATttgtaattaaacaaataacTCGGTCCATATCCATTTTTTATCCTTAAAAAAGTAAAATTTGACTcaaactatattcattttttccttaaataaatgaaatttgacCCCATTTATATTCATTTATGCCACTAAAAAAGTGAGATATAATATATTTTATACATAAAAACGATTGCATATAGGTTACGTGGTGATTTCAAACTAAAAAATAATCGAAAATTTAGGTTGAGACCAAATTTTGCTAACTTAAATTTGTAAAAAACGTGAAgctaatattttaaaaatgaaagatacataaattcatttgacaaaatatgaaaaatattttgaacgaatttctcaaaaattaataTAGAAACTTATGTGATTTTGAAAACATTAAGATAGTCTGACGTAATCATTTTACTATTTTAGGAGAGTTTAGCCCCTATTAATtcaatacttaaatttaatggattcatattttaacatgtttaaatgaatttgataataaaaaattgaacatttaacTTAATTGAATAGCACTGAATTTCATAGGTAAaacttgtttcaaaaaaatagtaataaactattcacttatcactttatcacacactcaaatgtatcaaatttagtacttaataattttataatttaatggattcaaatttcatatttcaattttcaaacttgaaTTTTATCAAATGTGTCCTTAGTTTAgtgtaacaaaaaaaaaggatagtTACAATTGCTatcttaaaaattaaaaaaaaaaaaatcaaaggcaCATTTTTATTGTTCTTTCAGAGAAGATATCGCGAAGAACCATTCTCAATACCTCAAGTCCTCTTCCCCAACACCCGTACCTTCCttaggaaaaaacaaaaaagtccaAACTCAAAACGGTATCGGTTTAGGATCTATTTGGGATTGCAATGATTTATTGAAAAGTAATTTatctaataaaatttttaataaaaacacTTATTAAGTGTTTAAtacttttaaatatattatttagaTCCATAATTAAATAAGTACTTATTGCATTGGATAATGTGTAATTTAATTTGGTTCATAGTATAGGAtagaataattaaatttaacatttattttataaaacaCTAAAGTTATTGTAAATCTACCAAATTTTAGCTTTTACTAGAGTGCTTTTAGCACCAAaattttactcttaattttatgagatgatattcaccaaacaacccaaaaatatttttagcacccaaaagtgttttttttaccaaaaacactGTAATTTCAAATGGGCCTTAGAAACTGTCTTTACAAAAACTTACAAATTGAGTCCCACTACGACAAACATTAGTTCAGTAACACTTGCTATGAGCAAatgatttggaatgaaatgacCTTTTTACCCAATAAAAAGGATAGGAGACATATCCATTTGAGGCAGTGTTGTTAGATCCAAACCAAACCTGTTGATTTGACCATGAACTAGCCTTTTTCTCGAGTTCGTTAGTAACGCAAAAACGCTTTAATCAAAAGACCAATCAAATTCGTCAAAAATCGATCAAATCAATGACCTGGTTTGACTGCTTGATCCgattctcaattttttttctctttttttccaaatataATATAAGTTATCTAAATTATAAAACATTCAtctaatttattaataggaatAAAAAAGCGTCATCTCTTAGTATGAGCATCAAAATCACTCGTACCCGTAAATGTTCTAAACCAATAAGTTTTCATCCCTATTATCTTATCAATTTATCACTAATGATTTCAACTTGTAGCAAAAAGCCATATTCCCAacaaaaatatctcaaattggGCCTGATTTAATTGTACATGtaatatttttggaaatatAGTTGGCCGAAATATAACcaaaaacttaattttaatattttaaaaataagaaaaatatgaaataattATGACATCACGCTAATGACAACGAATTTTTAAAACCGATCCAACCAATTCGCCCAGATCTAATAGTTTAACCGAGTTGCTATCCGATCCAAATTTAACAACATTGATTAAATGTTGGTTTTCTGTTCAGAAGTTTAAAGCAAACATGCACATTCTATCATCTTAACATTTTATCATCTTAGCTCCACGGAACACATtgttttgaaatattatttgaaataattactgtaacactttttgaaataatattactgtaacactttttgtaatgtgatgtatatgaaataaaaaaaataattaaaaatataaaaaagtgaaCGGGAAAATatatgtttatgatgcaaacaaaatattatttaaaaacaTTTAATATCCAAACAAAGCGCctgattttatttaaaaaggTTTTTTTGCCCGACCTCTTTCCTCCaccttttcttttctgttcCTCTCTTTCCCATTCTAATTCAGTTTCTCCTCTGGCTGTCAATTTTAAAGCACTAAGTACTGACTCTTCTGCCAAAATTCAAAACTTGCCAACCATTTTAAGGAGTAAATACACAACAAACGAGATCAAGACCACTGCCAATGAATGCACAAAACTAGTGTTTGGTGAGCTAAATGCTCAAGTATACATGATTTTGTACTTGAGACCCGCGAATCATTTCAAACAACTAAGCTTGGTAGATCGCTACTTCAGTCAGCAAGTCAGTGCCCAGATTGCAGGCAATACACCATGATTTCATAATTTACTCAAGACAACAACTGCCTATAAGGCTATAAATAACTAGCATCAGAAAATGAACGAAAGCTGAATACCCTGCTTTAAGAGGGCATTTCTCACAAGAAGCAACAAGCCAGCAGAGATTTTGTAAAGGTGGGAGCGGGTTGAGGTTAAAGGGACGAGGAACATCAACTAAAGGGGTAACAAAACGTGAAAATTATTCTAAGACAGTAAGAGTGTCCTATATCTTATCATGGAGGTTCACCACCAAGTCATGAGCATCATCCAAAAGCTTCCAAACATCCAGATTCCCAGCCATGCTGTTGCATTCCCTCATAATTTCATCCATGCTACTGTATTTCTCAATGATCAGCTTCCTTCTTTGCAACACGCAGGCTGCTATGGCATAAAGAAGTAAATCCTCTGTTGGAGGGGCCCTCATCCTCAACCTTCCCCACGCAGATTTTGCTATTCCAGCCCTGATAGCTGCCTGATCTGCCCACATTACCTCCCAGAGGCAAAGGGTCTGCTCAAAATTTAACTCTCTTCTGAACAAAACGACCACCATTCTGTACACGAAAAAGCAATCCTCTGCCTGAAGTTTTTCCAAATGCCTGTACAGATGTGAATCTttgcattttattatttttgacaCAATGTTCAACTGTCTACGAATCCCCACCTCATCAAGACGGAAATTATGCCGAGCTTTTCGCATGAAACCCACGAAGCACCAGAAGGCTTCATGATCCTCCTCTACCACAGAGATAATTGGAGAAAGTAAATCACTCATCCCCTGACAATAACCAATCTCAGAATCATATAATGCATAAGCTTCTAGGATGGCAACAAGACGAGCAGCATGATAAATCCTGCAAGGCTCCAGATGATCATAATCCTTTAGTCCAACACTCTCAGCCAATCGCCGTGCCTTGACCTCGGATACTGAGGCCTGAGAAGGTGAATAAATAAGCCATTCACCATTTGCCCGAACAGCATCAAGGCGTATGATCCTTTGCCACGTTGCAAAATCTTCAGATGCAGGGGGTAGCAAGGTACCAGCTGACTTGTGATGACAACATTCAGAACCCTCATCAATATAGCTTTTTTCTGTTCCTTCCTGAGCAATGAAAGGCTGTGTCTCCTCAGGGTCTTCAGAAGATTCAGAATCAGTTGACGCTGTTTCAGGTTCAGAAGCGTTCTCATTGGCAATTCCACTATGATCACCATCATGCTCAACCAAGGAATTGCCCGCTTTAAGAGTATCAGCAACTTCATCACTGTCCTGACCCCCCAACAAATTGTCCGCTTTAAGAGCAGCAGCACCTCTAACTCTGTTCCTGTCCTCGCATGCTGGGCTCAATTCCTCCATGGAAATGGAACTCCCACCACTAACAACATCTTCTAGACCTCGGGAATGCCCAACTTGACTAAAATCACCAGAGTCCTCATTGCTGTCATTTCCAGAAGTTTCCTTCGACTTGAAGCTCTTATCACTACTACTTAAAAGTTGTTGGCACTGTCTTCGCAGGTTGACATACTCTTTTCTGTGATAGCAGTagataaaagaaatgaaaaaaaaaaatttgaagaagcttaCGGTCTATGTTCACAGAAAAAAGTCCATTAGAACTACTTGTTGCCACTTAGTCAATATCATATCATACTTTCTTTTAACTGATTAGTCAAAGTGCCAAGATCGAATTACCGTTTCTGAGCTTTAATggaatttctttcttcctctgtACTATTCACGTCATAGCTGTAGCAAAAAAATCAATTAAGTGAATAAAGCTTCCATTTTAAACAGCAGGGATGAGATTTGCAAAGAATGAGGGAactaataaaaacaacaatatATGTAGTTTCTACCATAGCACAGCACTATAACAACAATATATGTAGTTTCTACCACAGGCAAATTGATCTATCAAGCTAGTACTCCATTCAGCATCAACAAACCCCCAATATCAAGCATCTGACATGTTCCTATCAGAACCAGAGCCACACAACACTTGACACCTTGTCATTTAAGTCTTACCAGCTATGACAGACAGGAAAACAAATCGACTGGGGAAAAACATTATGGTGCTTACACTCCAAGAAGGAAAGGCCAAACCTCTGCCCGTATATTTGGGTCAACACCCTGCTCAAACACAAATACCAAACTCAAGTCAGAGCAACAAGCAGATGCATAAGGAAACTTCAATTTCGATAAAGCTACTACAAAGGCAGAAAATTCCAGTGCTGCATAGAAGGCATCAAACTATTTTTATAGATGGAAGGTGATAAACATACCCCACTCCTGGCTTTCTTCAAAAACTTAACACCCCCATCTAACAGCCTACCATCAGTGTCGAAGAAACTCTTCCACTGTTTCTGCAGCAGGGCATGTTTCCTTCTCCTCCTAGACCATGGTGATTTTAGGCTTCCCCTGCAAAAAAGACGACAAAATATTAGATTATTGAACTTTagcgcaaaaaaaaaaacaaaaaaagtctAAAGCAAAGAATGAATAGCACACATAATTCAGCAAAGAAAAAGATGTCAGAGCTCACAATGTCATGGTGAATACGGTTGATGAATAACCGGATTCACATTCATACCACTCCCCTACTAAGAAACAGACTTTCAGGAACAGCTGAAAGTTCCTAGCATCAAATATCAAATTATGCACCCTACTACCAATACTGAACTATCCATCTACTTTTCACTGGAATTTCGTTAACCATGcccagaaaagaaagaagagatgAACGCCTAACAGTATAGGATCAAACAAGGCAGAGAGAGATCGCTAGAGGAGCACTTCTAACATCTGGGATCAAAAAGCCTAAGTCTCCGAATAAATAAAGATAAGGAAtctgaagaaaatgaaaatagtccaggaaaaaagaaaaggagaacgTTGGGAACTCACCGATCTGCGGAAACTGGTGAGGATGAAGACGAAGAAGAGGAGGAGGCAACGACTAATAAAACCGATCTGAAATGAACCCATGACGAAGAAGAAGATGGCGTGGACGGCCGTGAtgaagaaggagaaggagaaggagtATTCGAGAAAAATGAAGTGTGACTCCGCCGCAGTGCTCTCATCAACGGTTTATCTTGCATCATCAACATCTACACCTATGTACCTATCCCTAAGCCTACTTCTTTTTTCAGTTAACGACGATTAATTCATTGATCGagtccttttccttttccagcTATTCATCTAGGGTTTACTTCAATTGCAAACGAAGATGACGTACAGATTTCGACCACCCGCGTAAAAATAATCCCATCTTTGTTttagaatttttgtttttgttttctttacctACGGGAGTAGACGACGGTGGCGGCCAAGGCGAGACCGGCCATGGCCGTCACGACGATAGCTATTCCGACATTGGAAGCCGGCAATCCAACACTAGATGAGGGAAAACCCCAAAATCCGCCGCCACCGCCGCCGCCTCCCCCGGCTTCCGCGAAAATGCCAATGATCCCTCCTCTCCGACGACCATCACCACCGGAGAAGATATCAAACATCAACAGCAGAAGCGGCAAGAGAACAAGCAACGGCCTTGTCGGCGCCGGAAAGTGAATCGGAATGGTAGGGTTTTCCTTACAAGCGGTCCTTCTCACTCTTCTCCCAAATCCGCGGCTGAACCAAAACACCATCGCCCAACGCTTTAACCGCTTTTCACTTTAGTTGGAGTGTTggaccatttttttttcagaactaaaataataaaaaaaaaaataaagaacacTCCACActgattaattaaataatcatgtGTAATAATTTCTCCAGATTttctgtatatatatatatggcttAGTATTAGTAAAATTTATAgagactttttttttataagtttTTTTGGGAGAATGTGGGGGCTGGAGATCGACCCTGTTGCTTGCGGGCTGGGATGAGTGTGGGCCCAGTTGATCCACTAAGTTTTTCTTAGGCCCTAATACTACTGCTACTTCATTGCTACCATACTAGTAGTCTTTTTTAAGTGGGGGCGGGTGTTGTCCTTCGCATAGGAATAGGATAATAATCACCGATTTTTGacaaagttaatacatatacataGTAGTGGGTTTTCTGGTGGTAGTCTTTGGTGGGGCAAAGCGGGAGTTCATGGATGGATATGATTGTGACACCAGCTTGCCAACAATTCGTGCTAGGAGTAATACTTTTTTTTGCTAGGAATAATACTTGCTtaattaatataataataattaattttttgcccttttgcaTTTACCATTTAgaaggagaaaataattaacAAGATACGATTTGTTGTTTGTAACAATTATTGTGAGGGTGTAATTGAGCCGTTGGATTACCTACAACATGATATGATGGAGCTAAATCTGAGGACATGTAAAACGATTTTGAGTCTTTTTTGACGGTATGATTCACGACATAAATGTTTAATTATAGACCAAAATCTATCGAAACATGATCATTATCATGACTCCACAAGCTGTTAttctgctatttttttttttgtagttttattTATATCTTCAAGAATAGTACTGCATACATTTTGGTTTTATGGTTTATTACAACATAAActctttttttggggttttttttttaatttataccCCGAAaaatatttcctttctttttggtcCTATTTATATCTTGAAGTAGTAGCAAGTGCACCAAAGGGCCTGATCGGACTTGAATTAGCAGTTAACTAGTTCCATTGCCATATGATTGATTTAGTCAATGTAAGAAAGAAATGTGTGGTTTTTGGTTTGTGTGGGGGCTGCTTTGAATGAGGGGCGCtgtattttttatgttttgtacGTTTTCTTCATGAGTTTCTCAACCTAGCACTAGCACAAAGCTTTTGATTCCAACTTTTGTGAGGTGAAAAAAATTATTGATAAGCGGGTACTGATTGTAATAGTAATTTAATTTaacaaaggaaaaaatagacAGGTGAGGTGGTTATTAGTCAAAGAAAATGATGGATGAGGCAAAAGAGCAGAGAATGGTGTCTGCTCTTCTAGTTCTAGCTGTTGATGATGACTC from Coffea eugenioides isolate CCC68of chromosome 8, Ceug_1.0, whole genome shotgun sequence encodes the following:
- the LOC113779546 gene encoding small G protein signaling modulator 1 → MVFWFSRGFGRRVRRTACKENPTIPIHFPAPTRPLLVLLPLLLLMFDIFSGGDGRRRGGIIGIFAEAGGGGGGGGGFWGFPSSSVGLPASNVGIAIVVTAMAGLALAATVVYSRRGSLKSPWSRRRRKHALLQKQWKSFFDTDGRLLDGGVKFLKKARSGGVDPNIRAEVWPFLLGVYDVNSTEEERNSIKAQKRKEYVNLRRQCQQLLSSSDKSFKSKETSGNDSNEDSGDFSQVGHSRGLEDVVSGGSSISMEELSPACEDRNRVRGAAALKADNLLGGQDSDEVADTLKAGNSLVEHDGDHSGIANENASEPETASTDSESSEDPEETQPFIAQEGTEKSYIDEGSECCHHKSAGTLLPPASEDFATWQRIIRLDAVRANGEWLIYSPSQASVSEVKARRLAESVGLKDYDHLEPCRIYHAARLVAILEAYALYDSEIGYCQGMSDLLSPIISVVEEDHEAFWCFVGFMRKARHNFRLDEVGIRRQLNIVSKIIKCKDSHLYRHLEKLQAEDCFFVYRMVVVLFRRELNFEQTLCLWEVMWADQAAIRAGIAKSAWGRLRMRAPPTEDLLLYAIAACVLQRRKLIIEKYSSMDEIMRECNSMAGNLDVWKLLDDAHDLVVNLHDKI